CAACGAGTCGTCCGCCATCGACGAGACGAAGGGGATAATCATGACGCCCATGACGACACCCGCGGCCAGCGCGCTTTCGCTCGATGCCCAGCTGACGCCCAGTGCGACCCCCAGATCGCGCACCGCGGGGGCGACCGTCAGCGCGGCGAAATAGCCGTAGACGACGGTGGGGACGCCGGCGAGGATCTCCAGCAGCGGCTTCATCCAGCGACGCGTGGCGGGCTGCGCATATTGCGTCAGATAGATCGCGCTCATCAGCCCGAACGGGATCGCGACCGCCATCGCGATCACCGCGCCAATGAAGAACGTGCCCCAGAACAGCGGCACCGCACCCAGCGACGCGCCGGGATCGCGCGGGTCGATCACCTGCGGGCTCCAGTGCGTGCCGAGCAGGAAGTCGCCGATGGGCACGATCCGGAAGAAGCGCGCGCTTTCGAACAGCAGGCTGGCGACGATGCCGATGGTCGTCAGGATCGCGATCAGCGAGGCGGCGAGCAGCAGCCCCATGACCACGCGCTCCACCTGCGTCCGCGCGGAGAAGGACGGGCGCACCGCGAGGAAGGCGAGCGCGCCGCCGCCGAACGCCAGCAGCAGCGTGACCGCGGTCGCGATCCAGTCGTAGCGCGATTGTGCCGCGGCATAGGCCGGGGCCAGCCGCTGCGACAGCGCATGGAATGCGCCGTAGCTGCTTCCCTCCGCCAGATGGCGCGCCTCCGACAGGATCGACGCGCGTTCGAACCCGGGCGGCGGCAGCTGTGCGGCCGGCGGGGTGGCGAGCACCGCATCGGTCACCAGCGCGGGCGAGGTGACGTTCCAGACGGCGAGGAAGATCAGCGGCGGCAGCAGCGTCGCCAGCGTGACGAACCAGCCGTGGTGCTGCGGCAGCGAGCTGAACCGCCGCGTCGCATCGGCGCGGAAGCGGACCGCGCGCGCGCGCGCCGTCAGCCAGCCGATCGTGGCGAGCGCCGCGATCATGAAGAGCAGCGGGAGCGTCGCCATCAGTCGAGCGCCGCCGGATCGAGCGGGGTTTCGCGTGCGACGATCGCGGCCGAGCGCGCCTGCACCGCAGCGGGGGCGGCGATCAGCCCGCGCTTCACCAGCGGGCCGTCGCGACCCCAGGCGCGGGCATAGGTCGCGAGGAACGCACGCAACCCGGGAATGGCATTCAGATGCGCCTTCTTGACGTAGAGGTACAGCGGGCGCGCGCCCGGATAGGCGCCCGACGCGATCGTCCCGTACGTGGGGGCGACGCCGTCGATCGCGACGCCGTTCACCGCGCGCGCATTCTCCTCCAGATAGCCGTAGCCGAAGACGCCGATCGCATTCGGGTTGGATTGCAGCTTCTGGACGATCAGGTTGTCGTTCTCGCCCGCATCGATATAGGCGCCGTCCTCGCGCACGCGCAGGCAGCGCGCCTCGAAGGCGGCGTGATCGCGCTCGCGCAGCGCCGTCATGCCGGGTTCGACCGCCGCGCAGCCTTGCGCCAGGATCAGTTCCGCCAGCGCATCGCGCGTGCCGCTGGTCGCGGGCGGGCCATAGACCTGGATCGGGATCGCGGGCAGTGCGGGGTTCACCTCGCGCCAGGTCCGCGCGCGATTGCGCCGGCCGAGCGGTGTGAAGGCGAGCGCACGATAGATGTCGGCGGTGGTCAGCCGCATCTTCGCGCCGTTCCTCGCCTCGGCGAAGGCGATGCCGTCGATACCGATCTGGATTTCCAGCACGCCGTGGACGCCGTGGCGGGCGCATTGATCGTACTCGCTGCGCTTCATCCGGCGCGACGCATCCTCGATATCGGGATGGCCCGCGCCCACCCCGGCGCAGAACAGCTTCATCCCCGCGCCGGTGCCGGTCGATTCGATCACCGGCGGCTTGGCCTGCGGCGTGTCGGCGAGAAATTGTTCGGCGACGATCGTGGTGAAGGGATAGACGGTCGAGGAGCCGACCACCTTGATCTGCTCCCGCGAGCCCGCGCCGCCGCCCGCCGCCTGGTCGACGCACGCCGTCAGCCCGCCCGCACAGGCGAGCGTGAGCGCAAGCGCCAACGCCAGGTCGTACCGCGACATCGATCCCCCGAAACGAGCGTCCGCCAGTGTGGCGGCTGCGCACGATGGCGCATGTGACACAACGGTTACGCCTTGATGACAGCGGTTTGGGGGCGGATCGTCATTGCTTCCTCACGCTCGCAACGACGGGGGCGCGTTCTACCCTTTCGTCACCCCGGACTTGATCCGGGGTCCCGCTTTTGCCGTGGTCCGAAGAAGGAGCCTCACCCCGGATCAAGTCCGGGGTGACGGTAGCATCAACTGGCGACAGGCGCGGCGGGCAGCGTCACCGTCACCTTCGTTCCCACGCCGGGGGTGCTGGCGATGTCGAGTCGGCCGCGGTGGCGGTCGACGACGTGCTTGACGATCGCCAGACCCAGTCCGGTACCGCCCAGCGAGCGGCTGCGCCCCGCGTCGACGCGGTAGAAGCGCTCGGTCAGCCGCGGCAGGTGCTCTGGCGCGATCCCGTCGCCCTGGTCGGCCACGGTGATGCAGACGCTGGTGTCGCGCGTCGCCAGCGTCACCTCCACCGGGGTGCCGTGGCGGCCGTATTTCATCGCGTTGCCGATCAGGTTGTGGAGCAGCTGCGACAGCTGCGTCTCATCGCCCAGCACCGCGGGCAGCGACGGTTCAACCGACAGCACGATGTCCGCGCCGCGGTTGCCGTGGCTGGTGGTCAGCGTGTTGCACGTCTCGCGCGCGACCGCGGCGAGATCGACCTCGGTCCGGGGCGGGCGGAACTTCTCCGCCTCGATCCGCGACAGGCTCATCAGATCCTCGACCAGCCGCTCCATCCGCCGCGCCTCGTCGAAGACGACCGCGAGGAAACGCTTGCGTAAGCCCGGCTCGTCGCCCGCCTCGTCCGCCAGCGTTTCGACATAGCCGATGA
The sequence above is drawn from the Sphingomonas adhaesiva genome and encodes:
- the pstC gene encoding phosphate ABC transporter permease subunit PstC, whose translation is MATLPLLFMIAALATIGWLTARARAVRFRADATRRFSSLPQHHGWFVTLATLLPPLIFLAVWNVTSPALVTDAVLATPPAAQLPPPGFERASILSEARHLAEGSSYGAFHALSQRLAPAYAAAQSRYDWIATAVTLLLAFGGGALAFLAVRPSFSARTQVERVVMGLLLAASLIAILTTIGIVASLLFESARFFRIVPIGDFLLGTHWSPQVIDPRDPGASLGAVPLFWGTFFIGAVIAMAVAIPFGLMSAIYLTQYAQPATRRWMKPLLEILAGVPTVVYGYFAALTVAPAVRDLGVALGVSWASSESALAAGVVMGVMIIPFVSSMADDSLAAVPQSMRDGSLAMGATRSETIKKVLVPAALPGVVGGILLAVSRAIGETMIVVMAASGVATLTLNPFASTTTVTKQIVDLLTGEAEFDSAKTLAAFALGLTLFVVTLLLNIVALVVVRRYREAYD
- a CDS encoding substrate-binding domain-containing protein; translated protein: MSRYDLALALALTLACAGGLTACVDQAAGGGAGSREQIKVVGSSTVYPFTTIVAEQFLADTPQAKPPVIESTGTGAGMKLFCAGVGAGHPDIEDASRRMKRSEYDQCARHGVHGVLEIQIGIDGIAFAEARNGAKMRLTTADIYRALAFTPLGRRNRARTWREVNPALPAIPIQVYGPPATSGTRDALAELILAQGCAAVEPGMTALRERDHAAFEARCLRVREDGAYIDAGENDNLIVQKLQSNPNAIGVFGYGYLEENARAVNGVAIDGVAPTYGTIASGAYPGARPLYLYVKKAHLNAIPGLRAFLATYARAWGRDGPLVKRGLIAAPAAVQARSAAIVARETPLDPAALD
- a CDS encoding sensor histidine kinase, with protein sequence MIDEISLRTWLALAVAAATAAVVYALSGYDGQTALATLAGLAALVAIVATTPEERAAAPAATATERPDVPVDAVLEAIGEPVLLMSGGRVMLANAAARTLLGAHIVGEDARVAIRHPAAAEHLAEGSPHPVDLVGIGTLDQRWQMRTAPLGPDTRLVHLVDQTGQHAADRMRVDFVANASHELRTPLSSIIGYVETLADEAGDEPGLRKRFLAVVFDEARRMERLVEDLMSLSRIEAEKFRPPRTEVDLAAVARETCNTLTTSHGNRGADIVLSVEPSLPAVLGDETQLSQLLHNLIGNAMKYGRHGTPVEVTLATRDTSVCITVADQGDGIAPEHLPRLTERFYRVDAGRSRSLGGTGLGLAIVKHVVDRHRGRLDIASTPGVGTKVTVTLPAAPVAS